ccagcgctgggagagagctctcccagcactgcaggtactccaccttctcgtggggattagcttacagtgctgggagccgcgctcccagcgctgaggcagtgtttacactggtgttttgcagcgctgtaacttgctgcgctcaggggtgtgttttttcacactcctgagcgaaaaagttgcagcgctgtaaagcaccagtgtagccaagaccttaggaagtaagctctttggggcaagggcagTGTCTTGATGGCCCCTAATACAATGGACTCTGAATCACAACTGTGGTCCTTTGGTGCTACAGTCATATAAATATTAAACACAGATTTAAGAGACCTCTGCAGATATACTTAGTATCACTGATTACCTTGTGATGACTGACCTCCCTTCTGCCACTATGCCTCATCTTTATTAAAAGTACACTTGACAATGTACATTATCAATGGAAACAGCTAATTCGAGATGAAACATTTCAAAGTCCACAAAGGTAAATATATCACTTTTGACAAGTACCATCACCAATAAGAATTTTTAATTAGTCTAAGCTGCAGCATAAGACTAAACAAGTATCTCAAATCAGCTATGATGACTACAAGTGAGAGCAAGATAAATGAAAGGAACTCTAGAGAAATATCAGCCTATTAAACATTCTACCTCCAGCtacaaaaggggggaaaaaaaaaacaaaactgctgtGCAACAACAGTGTGTAACAAGCTAGATGGGTTTGCTTTTCAGTTTCATTCAAAATTCAACTtcagcaattttaaaataaatgtatatccTATCCTAAGCTATGCTAGACCTACATGTCATTTTCAGCAAAGGGTCTtgtcctgcaaacatttaagcacatgcttacatttTACTCAAAAGTAGTACTATTGACTTTATATACAATATGCCTGGAGAGGCATCTGTCATAATATAATCATACAATAACCTATTCTTATACAGTGCTTCTCAGCAGatctaaaagcactttacaaaggagagcagTATCatcaccccattttacagatggggaaactgaggcataaagaggcaaagtgatttgcccaagggtCAAGTACacagcaggccagtagcagagccagaaatagaatccaggtctcctgagttctagtccaaAGCtatatccactaggccacatttTAGATGGCAGTGTGCTAATGGCATAACAAAAGCTCCAGCTAGTTGCTGCTGTTTCTATTTTCCTTTCTTACTCATGTTCCCTCTTGAATCTCTCTTGAATTGTGTACCACATCCCACCAGGCTGGCACTGCTTAAGTGTCCAGTTCTAAGATTGGCTGCCTTTTCAAGGTCTTTGACACCATTTTGGACAATGacttacattttcagaagtgactaaggACTTTGGGTGCCCCAGTTTGAGCACAcaacttgagacactttaaatAGGCCTGAATTTCAGCTATGTTcagcacccaccctctgaaaatcagactactATAAGTGGTCTCAAATTAGGCAACCAAACCCACTATTCACTCGAAAATACAAGCCACTATGTTTTGCAGAAATTGTACAGTATATGCATAATCTGGCATACATTATCTATATATGAATTCATAATCCTAAAGCAGCACATGAACAGACTGATGGTCTCAAATTCCAGTATATAGTTCTTAGCTTCTCATGTCTCTTGTGACATGAGGACTTTGTGTTTGACAGTGTCTATGAAACCACAGTACATGACTGATTATACTGGCATGGACTGGCTTTTTTCATGATCAGTTGTCTATGGtgagggccctaccaaattcatagccatgaaaaatgtgtcatggatcaggaaataagcccttccctgtgaaatctagCTATTGCAGGAGAGGCAGAAGTGCAGGGCGGGAGGCACCTCAGCCAGGGGCTcttgggctccagctgctagtctctgggctggggaggtcAGACCCACTTCCGGGTGCCTCCctctgctgcaggaagctccgcagctgggcagcagccctagagcttcctgcagccgcaGGAGATTCATGGAGGTATGTCTAACCTCCCCCATATTTCCGGGAGCACCCCAACTGGGGATTCCCAGCTGCTCCTCctatcccttcccatcctgggtgggactagcagctaggagTCCCCAGCTCGAGCActtccagcagcacaggggaGATCAGACACCACTGCATCTCAGGGACCCTCCTGCAGTTGCAGGAAGTTCTGAATGCCACACTCACTTTTGTGCTGCCATCCCACTACAACAGCTTTGCGAACCCCCTCCcaaactctcttttgggtcaggacccccatggtccatacaacaccatgaaatttcaggtgtaaacatctgaaaacatgaaactaattttcaaatcctatagctgtgaaattgaccagaacagaccctgaatttggtagggccctacctatgacAAATCGTTGTTCTTCCAGGATTTGAAATGGCAAGTGTCTGTTACTGTTTGTTTCCTCTGAAAAGAGCTGATCACTacttagatcaggggtctcaaacatgcaggCTGCATGAGGCCCACCACCTCTTCCCATGCCCCCCCCCGTTATTTCCTGAAGCCACcaagctccccacccccgcccccaagcgcaccgcatccctgctcctctgcctacctccaggctcTTCCCTTAGTGCTTTCCACGAGGGACAGCAGAGAAGCGGGGAGCCATacgctcaggggagaaggcagagaagaggctgggcaggggcagggatttgggaaaAGGGCTTGGAATAGgaacagggcaggggcagggcctgggcctcatggaaggggtggagtgggggcggggccgggggtaGCTTGCAGGCGGGTCAGTGATGTGGCCCTAGGGCCAaagtactagtcctcatgtggtccTCGtgatgatttgagtttgagatccctgactTAGACTCAGGGctccccagaggattcagggggcctgaggcaaagcgggggagctgcggcgcttgtactcacccggcggcggtccaggtcttcggtggcattttggtggggggacgggggaggggccttcagtcgctctgcatcttcggcagcactgaagggccccccgttGCCGAAATGCCGCCCAAGACCTGGATCGCCAtcgggccagggctcgcaggccccgggcaaattgtcccacttgcccccccaccccccccggcagccctgcttAGACTGTAAGGGAttgagggcagagactgtctttttgttctgttttgtacaATGCCTAACTCAATGGGGTGCCAGTCTATGATTGTATCCTCATAGCATCTAGGAGTTCCAAACAGACAGGTCCTACGAAAAGGGACAGACATAGCTTCCTTCCTGTCAGAGTGATGCCACTAAGTCtaccagcacttttgaaaatgctctGACTAACTCAAAAGACAACTACCTCTACTGAAAGTGCTTCATCTATGGATGGCAGCAAAGGAATGTTCTGTGAGACAGAATAATAGGAATGTGCAGATATGCCCCCTTCAAATCTATGGAAGATCTATAGTAAATGCTGCTTTTATTGATGGCTACAATGGTGAGTGTCTCCGTCTTGAATGCTGATTTCCTCAGGAATTTATTGAAGTCATCAGATCCGGGTGGACTGgtgaaggcagcagcaggaggtagTAGGGGCATGCTACAGTTAATAGCAGTGACTTGATACAGGGTAATGCCAACGAGGGgaattttccaaaacaaaaagatTAGCATAAATTTCCCCCTCTTTTCTTGAAATAATGTTGTCACTCTCCAAAATTTTACAGTGAAACAAATCTGATTTAGATGAGTCTTTCCTTGTCATAAAAGACACACAACAAAAACTGCCCTTGCACTAAAGCTGGAAGTGTATTACAGTGATACCTGTGAACTCTGGTTCCTCAGATTTTACCAGAAATCTGTGATTCCAACATGGACTTTATAAATACCTCTCTTTCAAATCAAACTGTTTTGCCTTTGTTCTGAGGTGGTATTCCAGAAAGCAAAAACTTGGAGGCATGTGatttaggaaaaaacaaaagatGAATTTTTCTACCATGGTGGGTGGCAATTCATGCCCTGCATCTTCTGTACAGAATGCATTAGTGATTAGATTACATTAGGAACTGACCTATCAGGGTCAGGAGTCTAGTGTGGATAGCATCTGTACTGTAAAGTTAAAGTTAAGGTTATCTAAATAAGATTTAACATAAAAGTTTTATGTATGTGAAAAATGTTACTGGTTACACAGTTCTTTTACAGTATATGACAGGGGTGTCCAAACTTACTGATCATCTGAGCCACATACGataattttcagaagtttgagagccataGCACATGCCTGCCAGGGTTGAGGTTTCTGCCTCATGAGGtgcccctgtcccagctcctgaTGAAGCCCCTACCCCCACCACAGGACAGAAGCTCCCCACATCTGGTAGGCAGAGAACCGTGAAGGGTGGGGGGGCTCCACAAGCCACAATTCAACTGCAACAGAAGCTGCTTTGGCCACGCCTTCTATTGAAGGATACTTTCTTTCCCACCAATGAATCCCAGTGTCTTACAAACAACATTCAGAAACTCTGAAACAGAGTTACATCTCACGGCGAAGGTGGTAGCTACGAGGACAACAGTGaacagaagaagaggaagaatatGAAATTTTAACTAAGAACACTGCAGCAAACTATTACACTCGCCGAAGTAGatccttaggctatgtctacactacaagtgctacAGCCCCATAGCTACAGCAACATCATAGTTTAGACATCTAGTACAGCCAtcaaaggggtttttccatcactgtggtaaatccaccccctcaagaggcggtagctagatTGACAGTGCTTTCTAtacagctggggttgggggaatgGGGGAGATGTGCTAATTTTTTACACCTCTGAATGACTGATAGTGCTGTCTAtacagctgggggcgggggggaaatggGGGAGATGCATGAatttttcatacctctgagtGATGTAACTAAGTTGACCTagagttttaggtgtagaccagtcTTAAGTGTCCAGCCATAACAGACAAGACATCAGCTGCTTTCAATATCTAATTCAAAATCTTGCACCGTAAAGCGCACATAATACAAGGTTAGGCTGTGAAACCTCAGGAAAGTCATTcttgctctgtgactcagtttgcTCATTTGTAAATGAGATTATTTCTAAATGAGTTCTTGTAAAtactgtttgtaaagtgccttgacaGGTTGGGATGAAGCAATTATAACTGTATTATGTTCTCAGGTAACTTCAgattaaatctttaaaaattagttAAACTGTTTTAAAGTATTAATTATACTAATAGATGCTTTTACAGCACTTAATTTGCAGGATGTTTTGTAAACAAACGCAATGATCTTCAACATATCTGTACCATAGGCAGGTATTAATTCCCATTTTGTAGATGAAGATGACTGTCTTAGGGCCCAGACCTGTGGCTTTTAGCCAGTCAGAATTCCTACTTCAGTGGTATGGAATGAAACTTTTGTATTATTGCATTTAAGCTCAGTGGCAGTTCTGTCTGAGTAAATGCAGCAGGCTTtaattgaaaaccactgattctGACTGAGCTAGGAGTTCCTGATTCCTACATCtgaccacagagagagagagattgaatggCATATTACCTTTCTGGACATGGATGATGTCTGGGAAGTTGGCCAGATGCCCCTGATATAGTGCTAACAAATCCATCACAGGGTCAAGGTCCTGTCGGGGCTGCTCTGCAAAGAATTCCCCAATGGCATCGTAAGCTTCCCCCGTGAAGGCAAGGGCTTGGTTGAGGTTGGCAGAAAAGGCCTGCTGGTCCAGCTCGAAGGCCTGACTGAGGCCCTTGAAGGAGTGCCCCACCTTCTGGTACTCCTTCTTGAAACCAGTGACCTGCTTACGGGCAAACTCATTGGCGGTGTGGGTGAGCTGCATGGTGCTCTCATCCATCTTCTTGGTGAAGCTCTTGAAGCCATCCACCCGGCTCTCCACCTCCTGTAGATCCAGGACAGCTGCAGGGCCGGTGGGGACACTGATGGTCAGGAAGAAGTTGGCGCCCACCATCTCGTCCTTCTCAGCTTTGCGCTTGCCCTGCTTCCAGGCCTTCTCATCGGTGCTGGGGCAGGTGAGGAAGTGCCTGAAGGCATCGCACTGAGCCAGCACCGGGTGGCTGCACATGTGGTCCATCCACCAAGCCAGGCCCTTGCGACGCTTGGAGATAAAGTCCTCCTCAAAGCGGCCCGTGGCCTGCTTCTCAGGCAGGTGGGGCACAGAGATGACAGGGAACTTCTCTGCCAAGCGCCCGTAGAGCCAGTCAAAGTGCTTGTAGCGGCGGTGCACCTGCTGCCCGGTGTGGCTGGGTACCAGCTTGTAGGCGATGTAGCTCTTCATGCCCTTGAATTTGGTCTGCTTGGTGGGGTCCTCGATGGAGCACTGGAAGGGGTAGGGGTTCTCCTGCCattcgggcccccaggggcccAGCACCACACACAGCTTGTCCCCGTCCTTCACGAAGCCAGAGGCCTCGCCCAGTACAAAAGCCTCCCCGCCCGACTTCACGAAGGTGGAGAAGCGGTTGAGGTTGCGGCTCACCGTGGCTGAGCTCTTGGCCCCGCCGCCGGGGTGGTGGTGCGGGTGGCCGGGCTGCTGGCTGTTGCGGGAGCCCAGCGAGAGGTCCGAGCGCGTGGAGAGGCGGTACCGGGCTGAGGCGGGGCCGCCGCCCCCCGCCGCATCGTAGTCCGGGTAGGAGCTGTCCAGTACGCCGGGCTCGTCCGCCACCGTGGAGGTGTCGTCCCAGTCATCGTCCCAGTCGTCGTCGCTGCCCTGGCCGGGCTGGTAGGAGCCGCTGTAGGGCGCGGGCGGCAGCTGGAAGGGCTCGGCCGCCGccggaggggggagctgctggaCGGGCGCGCTGAAGGCAGCCGGGGGCACCAGGGGCTCGAAGCCGCCGGGGGGCAGGTTGGCGTAGCGGGCCCCGGCGGCAGGGGCGGGCGGCTCGGCGGCCGGAGCCCGGATCACCTGCACGTAAGAGGCCGGGAAGAGGCCGCGGTCGCCGTGGCTGTTGACCCCCTCGAGCCAGCCCTCGATGTCCTGCTCGCTGCAGAGACTCAGCACCTCGTGCTCCCGCAGCGAGATCTCCCCCGGGTTCTCCGACCTGAAGTCATAGAGCGCCCGGGCCCGCAGCGCCATGGCCCCGCCGGGCAGGGGCcggacccagccctgccctcccggGCAGCCCGGCCGCTTCCCCGTGCTGcctgcggcggcggcggcgccgCCCGCTGCTCTCCCCGGCGGTGGGGGCGGGCGGCTGGCTCCGCGGCGCTGCGCTCACAGCGGCGTCTGCCCCCGGCTCGGTGCTGGACCTTGCGCCTTGCAGCGCGGCGGCTCCCAGACCCCGCTTCACCCCagcggggggagcaggggggccggGCTGGGGACTGTCCCACGTAACCAGTTTCGCAGGGCCGAGGAGCCGAACGCAGAGCGGCCGCCCCCATCGATGGGCTGCTTCCCTTCGCCGCCTGCCCCCTGCTGTCCAGTCTGGCGGCGGCGCGGGGACCGCTGCGGGCGGAGGAGACAGGCCTTCTCAGCGCTAGGATGGGGCGGGGATGCCAAACCCGGCAGCGACACGCGCATTTCCAGCCATTGACAGCGGGAGAAGCGTTCGGGTCTTACACGCTTGCGGCGCCTGCGTTTGCCTATTGATTCGTTTGTTTCATCAGTATACGAAATTACAAAATACAGCTTCCATCCTACGCGCCGGGCCTCTCTTTCTTCAGCTTCGCTACATGAACGAATGTAATACCACAACCACCGCCTGCTGTCACAGCTGTACCCGCCAGACGGTAGAACCCCTATTTTATTTTGTGAACAAATAATGCAGGATTGAGGAgttcctaaaaagaaaaaaactgaccATCTCAAAATTGCTATAGGAATGGGGCATGTATTGCGATAGGGTGCATTTCATTGCTGTCTTGTCTTTCAGAGTGATGCAATGTGACGTTCAGTGCATCAGAATGTGAAGGGATGTCCAGTTGTTCTTCATTGCCATCACCTTatgttatttttctttcattgtgAAAAATGGTTTATGTGATTGATGGCAAGACTGGTGTTCATAAAAAATCAAGATTCTGTTATCCTTGCAACCACCCCCATCTTCAGCCTCCTTCCTCCATAATATCTTgcaaaaaagaaagaatgaaGGATTTGTTTTGCAGCACATCTGGAAGATTAACAAATCCAGGCTCTGGTAGACCCAATGAGAAAGTAACACATTTCAGTGAGGTTCTAGCTGGAGCCGACCTGCTGATCTCAACTCTCCCACTATGTCTTGTGGAAAGAGAGGCAATCTTTCAGATAATCGAGGCACAAACAATTTAGGCCATCAGTGGGACTCTGCTGAACACATGGGTCCGCCAGCTCACAGCTCATTACAGGAGCAGGGCTTTAGGTTATGAGAACCAGAAGTTAAACTGCCTGGTCTAGTTTTAATTTTATGTTGAGTGAATTGCTGAAAATACAGAACCAGCATAAATGGCTGAACaggtattttatatttttaaaattgttccaATTGTAACAATCTGGGTATTATAAATAAAGgagaaggtttttttaaaaatatgatttcttttaTAACTTTCTAATGAATTCTCCTTCTCATCTTTGTGTAAAAAGAGTCTTTTCTGACTTTGGCCAGTATTTCCTTTTCTCCTCAGAGTAATAAGAACCTAAATTGAATAAACAGAACTTcagtaaaattgtttttaaattataaatgaaGTTAAACATGATACAGTTGTAACTTTTATAACATCTCATTACTGTAAAACAGAGTTGCAGtagtttaaatattttacatcacttttaaattctgaaatgtttaaaaattcagCCACTTTAATAGTATCCATTTGTTGCTAGTAGTTCTTTACATGCATCTACGTGCTACTGTTTAGGCTTATTTTCCATAGCTAGCAGTAGCACTTCGTTTATATTTTCActtatgtttgtttgctttattgctttttgcctcttttttttttttaatttgccagtTGCGTGTGTCTTACTTGCTTTAACAAATATCTTCAGATGGGCAGAACAAAAAAGGCGACTTTATATTACATCTGTttgggtttgtttgcttttttttaaaaaaagtttattgcTCTTTTTACTTAAAATCAACTGCTGGATCTATCTGTCTAGAAACAGTTCGAAATTATTACTTGCTATTTGCACAGTGCCAAAAATTTGTTAGGCTCTTTACAGAACAAAGAATATTGTCTTTGCCCTATAGAATTTACAGTCTCATGACACAATGAGAGGTAGTAAACAGTAGGTGGAGGGGACTGGGAGGACATGGGTCACAATAATAAGCACAATAAGGTTACTCATTTATATGTATGGATATCATGATTATTCCATAAAAGTCTGGTTTGCAGTTTTCTGGGGGGATAAATTCACTTCTTGTAGTCCAATACGCCACAAATAGGTTTCTAGGAGAGAGATGAGAGGAAGGGAGATGATGTCATGAATAGCTGAGATAAATTATTAGTTAGGGTATCTGGAATCAGCATAATTGTTTGGCTATATCTAGCAAATACCAGTTGATCTATTTGCCATTTGTGCAAAACAAAACCTAATAATTCATGCCCTAAGGTATCTACGGCTGCCTAGATATCATTCACATATaataactcctcgcttaacattgtagttatgttcctgaaaaatgcgtctttaagcgaaacaatgttaagcgaatccaatttgcccataagaattaatgtaaattgcgGGGGAGGCGggggtgttaggttccagggaaatatttttcaacagacaaaaaactatatataaaatacaattatcattgctgtgtacagtgttaaattgtttgtttaaaacttatactgtgtgtatatatacacacatacacacacagtatacattttaaacaaacaatttaatgctgtgtacagcaatgatgattgtgaagcttgtctgaggtggtgaagttagagagtggatatttcccagggaatgccttactgctaaatgatggactagcatttggctgagccctcaaaggttaacacattgttaatgtagccttgTACTCTACAAGGAGCGCGAATagagggagggaagacagcatggcagacagagagagacagagagacacaccctCATACCTTCTCAGGCATCCTTTTCTTGCTTACAAGCCTGACTCCAGTCAAGTTGAAGATAGTGTTACATTTCAGAGCTCTTTTTCTCAAATGCTTCAGCATAAAATTGTGGTGCTTTATTTCTGCAGCAATCCAGTGCCTACCTCAGTGCACCATCACTGGTTTCTGGTGCTTGATACTCTTTTGGTgctaagtttttgtttgtttatttgtttttgtttttttttcctgagcatccttttttctttgaattttgATGTCTCTTCTATTGGTTCCCCAGTGCTATCACAGTACTTTCCTGTCAGTATTGTTTAAGGGGTCCAATACCAGCATTTCCTTGGTGTATCATTGCTAAGTCATCCCA
This genomic interval from Gopherus evgoodei ecotype Sinaloan lineage chromosome 6, rGopEvg1_v1.p, whole genome shotgun sequence contains the following:
- the SNX18 gene encoding sorting nexin-18, whose amino-acid sequence is MALRARALYDFRSENPGEISLREHEVLSLCSEQDIEGWLEGVNSHGDRGLFPASYVQVIRAPAAEPPAPAAGARYANLPPGGFEPLVPPAAFSAPVQQLPPPAAAEPFQLPPAPYSGSYQPGQGSDDDWDDDWDDTSTVADEPGVLDSSYPDYDAAGGGGPASARYRLSTRSDLSLGSRNSQQPGHPHHHPGGGAKSSATVSRNLNRFSTFVKSGGEAFVLGEASGFVKDGDKLCVVLGPWGPEWQENPYPFQCSIEDPTKQTKFKGMKSYIAYKLVPSHTGQQVHRRYKHFDWLYGRLAEKFPVISVPHLPEKQATGRFEEDFISKRRKGLAWWMDHMCSHPVLAQCDAFRHFLTCPSTDEKAWKQGKRKAEKDEMVGANFFLTISVPTGPAAVLDLQEVESRVDGFKSFTKKMDESTMQLTHTANEFARKQVTGFKKEYQKVGHSFKGLSQAFELDQQAFSANLNQALAFTGEAYDAIGEFFAEQPRQDLDPVMDLLALYQGHLANFPDIIHVQKGALTKVKESKRHVEEGKMEVQKADGIQDRCNIISFATLAEIHHFHQIRVRDFKSQMQHFLKQQILFFQKVTQKLEEALHKYDSV